The following proteins come from a genomic window of Nicotiana tomentosiformis chromosome 12, ASM39032v3, whole genome shotgun sequence:
- the LOC138902393 gene encoding uncharacterized protein has translation MSSEALWRLERFIKLSPIHFSGAPSEDPQEYLDNCHEVLRKMGIVETNGVDFTAFQITGSPKKWWRDYLLTRLAGSPALTWDQFSQLFIEKFLPITLREERHHQLERLQQGSMTVTQYETRFVDFSRHAILLLPTERERG, from the coding sequence atgtcttctgaggccttatggaGATTAGAGAGGTTTATCAAGCTCTCTCCTATTcacttcagcggtgctccttcagaggatccccaggagtatcttgacaactgtcacgaggttttacggaaaatgggtattgtggagaccaatggggtcgacttcACTGCATTTCAGATCACTGGTTCccccaagaaatggtggagagattacttgttgaccagactagctgggtcgcctgctcttacttgggaccagttctctcagctcttcatagagaagtttctgcctatcacattgagagaggagcgtcaccATCAgcttgagcgtctccagcagggcagtatgactgttactcagtatgagacccgttttgtggatttttcccgtcatgctattcttcttcttcccaccgagagagagagagggtga